In a genomic window of Glycine max cultivar Williams 82 chromosome 13, Glycine_max_v4.0, whole genome shotgun sequence:
- the LOC100786194 gene encoding eukaryotic translation initiation factor 3 subunit M-like, with protein sequence MTTVVPTSEEDAALSVVRFASELAWADAGPEVAEPQVSRLCMEAEEFIVMGKWLELASLMITSAELVFSKVSETDIESIFTIICNLVTKTENPDEVMEIVKVITAKIIQQPNEKPAVRLKTLINLYNLLETPYCQFYVYMKALNLAVNGKVTEYIIPSFKKIDSFLKEWKIGIPEQRELFLTISNILKENKSMSKDAFKFLSNYLSTFSGEDAHVLSEAKEEAARAIVEFVRAPDIYQCDLLDLPAVGQLEKDAKYALLYQLLKIFLTQRLDAYLEYQAANSTLLKNYGLVPEECISKMRLMSLMDLTSDGSGQIPYELIRDTLQINDDEVELWVVRAITAKLIDCKMDQMHQSVVVSHPTDRVFGQHQWQALRTKLATWRGNIANVISTIQANKITEDGSQAAQGLVVR encoded by the exons ATGACGACGGTGGTGCCCACCTCCGAAGAAGACGCTGCTCTCTCTGTTGTCCGATTCGCCTCTGAACTCGCCTGGGCCGATGCCGGTCCCGAG GTTGCTGAGCCTCAAGTTAGTAGACTCTGCATGGAGGCTGAAGAGTTTATCGTTATGGGAAAATGGTTGGAACTAGCATCATTGATGATTACCTCTGCTGAATTGGTTTTCTCAAAGGTTTCTGAAACAG ATATAGAGTCCATCTTCACTATCATCTGCAATCTTGTGACAAAGACTGAGAATCCAGATGAAGTGATGGAGattgtaaaagttataactGCAAAAATAATTCAGCAGCCAAACGAAAAGCCTGCTGTGCGATTGAAGAC ttTGATCAATCTGTACAATCTTTTGGAGACTCCATACTGCCAGTTTTATGTCTACATGAAGGCATTGAATTTAGCTGTTAATGGGAAAGTCACAGAATACATTATACCTTCATTCAAAAAGATAGATAGCTTCTTGAAAGAGTGGAAAATTGGGATACCTGAACAGAGAGAGCTCTTTCTCACTATCTCTAatattttgaaggaaaataaaag CATGTCAAAGGATGCTTTTAAGTTCCTGAGCAATTATCTGTCGACCTTTTCGGGAGAAGATGCACATGTTTTGAGTGAAGCCAAGGAGGAGGCCGCACGTGCAATTGTGGAATTTGTCAGAGCTCCTGACATATATCAG tgtgatttgcttgacttGCCTGCTGTTGGGCAACTGGAGAAGGATGCCAAATATGCTCTGTTATATCAGcttcttaagatttttcttaccCAGAGGCTAGATGCATACTTAGAATATCAAGCTGCAAATTCCACCTTGTTGAAAAACTATG GCCTTGTGCCTGAAGAATGCATTTCCAAAATGAGGCTGATGTCATTGATGGATCTTACCTCTGATGGTTCTGGCCAAATTCCATATGAACTTATTAGGGACACACTTCAG ATCAATGATGATGAAGTGGAACTATGGGTGGTTAGAGCAATAACTGCCAAGTTAATTGACTGTAAGATGGACCAAATGCATCAATCAGTAGTTGTTAG TCATCCTACTGATCGTGTGTTTGGTCAGCACCAATGGCAAGCACTGAGAACAAAGCTAGCGACATGGAGA GGAAACATTGCAAATGTTATCAGTACCATTCAGGCCAACAAAATAACGGAGGATGGGTCTCAGGCAGCCCAAGGTTTGGTAGTTAGGTGA
- the LOC112998774 gene encoding uncharacterized protein, with protein MKGLIVLLFILIHYKVVVNGNYNNVVIGNELETEFSFGSHVARMLYDVSVSVCGKTGNSYNKAVRCPQTLNYRSCLPSRNGRRGPRQCCGDFSRIC; from the coding sequence ATGAAGGGTCTCATTGTGTTGCTCTTCATTCTGATCCACTACAAAGTTGTGGTCAACGGCAACTACAACAACGTTGTCATCGGCAATGAGTTGGAAACAGAGTTCTCATTTGGCTCCCATGTGGCCAGAATGCTCTATGATGTGAGTGTGTCTGTGTGTGGCAAAACAGGCAATAGCTACAACAAAGCTGTTAGATGTCCACAAACACTAAATTATCGTAGCTGCTTGCCATCCAGAAATGGACGACGTGGCCCTAGACAATGTTGTGGTGATTTCAGCAGGATTTGCTAA
- the LOC112998772 gene encoding uncharacterized protein produces MKGLLLVLMIILIHYKVVNANYNKECATENCLIGNDLESEFSFGSRVARMLYDVSQSVSGKTGNSNNKAVNCTQTKDYRSCLPPKNGGGPNQRCGDYTRNC; encoded by the coding sequence ATGAAGGGTCTTCTCCTTGTGTTGATGATCATTCTGATCCACTACAAAGTTGTAAATGCCAACTACAATAAGGAGTGTGCCACAGAAAATTGCCTTATTGGCAACGATTTGGAATCAGAATTCTCCTTTGGTTCCCGTGTGGCCAGAATGCTCTATGATGTGAGTCAATCTGTGAGTGGCAAAACAGGCAATAGCAACAACAAAGCTGTTAATTGCACGCAAACCAAAGATTACCGTAGCTGCTTGCCACCCAAAAACGGAGGTGGCCCTAACCAACGTTGTGGTGATTACACCAGGAATTGCTAA
- the LOC100305562 gene encoding uncharacterized protein LOC100305562 precursor — protein MKKGFSLVLLILLIQYNNVVNAYNNKNCVTEDCLIGNKDLESEFYFGSHVARMLYDVSQSVSGKTGNKNNKAVNCPNKQGYRSCLPSKNGGGPKQSCGDYTRVC, from the coding sequence atgaagaagggTTTCTCCCTTGTGCTGCTGATTCTTCTGATCCAGTACAACAACGTTGTCAACGcctacaacaacaaaaactgTGTCACAGAGGATTGCCTCATCGGCAACAAGGATTTGGAATCAGAGTTCTACTTTGGATCCCATGTGGCCAGAATGCTCTACGATGTGAGCCAATCTGTGAGTGGCAAAACAggcaataaaaataacaaagctGTTAATTGTCCAAATAAGCAAGGCTACCGAAGCTGCTTGCCTTCCAAAAACGGTGGTGGCCCTAAGCAAAGTTGTGGCGATTACACCAGGGTTTGCTAA